From Candidatus Neomarinimicrobiota bacterium, the proteins below share one genomic window:
- the fmt gene encoding methionyl-tRNA formyltransferase has protein sequence MKTIFMGTPDFAVPSLDKLVHSRHQVSAVVTIPDKPRGRGRKHLPSPVKKRAMELNLPILQPVRLKDPVFLQAIREIQPDILVVVAFRILPRKLYAIPPYGAVNAHASLLPKFRGAAPIHRAILQGETETGITTFQIEDKVDTGGVLLQKRIPIHPDDTTGSLYDRLKILAAECLLETLDGLESHRLRPIPQDHTHATPAPKIHPEEAVLDFTQPGQVLIRTIRAFAPVPGARFFLKGTLIKIFKARFEPVSDTHPGTLVKISKNTFAIHCGDGLLYPEEIQPEGKRAMNVADFLNGWDITSYRRVDGVD, from the coding sequence CCATCAGGTTTCCGCCGTTGTAACGATCCCGGATAAACCCCGGGGACGTGGACGGAAACACCTGCCCTCACCGGTTAAAAAACGTGCCATGGAACTTAATCTGCCCATCCTTCAGCCGGTGAGACTGAAAGATCCGGTGTTTCTGCAGGCGATCCGTGAGATTCAGCCGGATATTCTGGTGGTGGTGGCTTTTCGTATCCTTCCCCGGAAACTCTATGCCATTCCTCCCTACGGGGCGGTAAATGCCCATGCGTCGCTGCTTCCCAAATTCCGGGGTGCTGCACCCATACACCGGGCCATTCTCCAGGGCGAGACGGAAACAGGCATTACGACTTTTCAAATTGAGGATAAGGTGGATACAGGAGGTGTACTTCTCCAAAAGCGCATCCCTATCCATCCGGATGATACAACCGGATCCCTTTACGACCGTCTGAAAATTTTAGCAGCGGAATGCCTTCTGGAAACCCTTGACGGACTGGAATCCCACCGGCTCAGGCCCATCCCCCAGGATCATACCCATGCCACACCGGCACCGAAAATCCATCCGGAAGAGGCTGTCCTGGATTTTACTCAACCCGGCCAGGTGCTTATTCGTACCATCCGTGCCTTTGCCCCTGTCCCCGGAGCCCGGTTTTTTCTTAAAGGCACCCTTATAAAAATTTTCAAAGCCCGGTTTGAACCGGTTTCAGACACCCATCCCGGCACACTGGTAAAGATATCTAAAAACACTTTTGCCATCCACTGTGGAGATGGACTGCTGTATCCTGAGGAAATCCAGCCTGAAGGGAAGCGGGCGATGAATGTGGCGGATTTTCTCAACGGGTGGGATATCACATCTTACAGGCGTGTCGATGGCGTCGATTGA